A window of Roseovarius sp. THAF27 contains these coding sequences:
- a CDS encoding cupin domain-containing protein, which translates to MRRYRPGDDVGPLEHWPFDAPESDYRIVRGDPVCHGRLDAGGPGHATRSGIWSCSEGAFDCTEQSDEMMVILQGRCRITDHASGDALDLGPGDTAFVRDGRRVTWDISEEVTKAFMGWKSGGY; encoded by the coding sequence ATGCGCAGATACAGACCCGGAGACGATGTCGGACCGCTGGAGCACTGGCCCTTTGATGCGCCGGAGAGCGACTACAGGATCGTGCGGGGCGATCCGGTCTGCCACGGGCGGCTGGATGCCGGCGGGCCGGGCCATGCTACGCGGTCAGGGATCTGGAGCTGTTCCGAAGGCGCGTTCGACTGCACCGAGCAGAGCGACGAAATGATGGTTATTCTTCAGGGCCGCTGCCGCATCACCGATCATGCCTCGGGCGATGCGCTGGACCTTGGCCCCGGTGACACGGCCTTTGTCCGGGATGGCAGGCGCGTGACCTGGGACATCTCCGAAGAGGTGACCAAGGCCTTCATGGGCTGGAAATCCGGCGGCTATTGA
- a CDS encoding hydrogen peroxide-inducible genes activator, whose amino-acid sequence MDEITLRQLRYFLSLCEAGHYRKAAERAGISQPSLSQQIVRLESALGVDLVERGRRGAVLTPAGREVREQARKVVDEIETLVQRARAARDGIGGTLHLGTAPTLGPYLLPFVTRRLHRAYPALKLVIRDAAPRSLQDDLTEGRHDMILTQLPVQSADLDVMRLFREPLKLAVAQDHPLAGQARVEAADLYGQDVLSLSDAYLLHGQMLRLCEDVGARLRQDYEGTSLDALRQMTALGMGVSFLPALYVRSEVDGKEDDVAIRPFRDGRLARSIGLAWRRRAAHAALARRVGGIVQAVVQEHFADLVTLEG is encoded by the coding sequence ATGGACGAGATCACCTTGCGCCAGTTGCGCTATTTCCTGTCGCTCTGCGAGGCGGGCCATTATCGCAAGGCCGCTGAACGCGCCGGGATCAGCCAGCCGTCGCTCAGCCAGCAGATCGTTCGGCTGGAATCCGCTCTTGGCGTCGACCTGGTGGAGCGGGGGCGGCGCGGCGCCGTCCTGACGCCGGCGGGACGCGAGGTAAGGGAGCAGGCCCGCAAGGTGGTCGACGAAATCGAAACGCTGGTGCAGCGGGCCCGCGCGGCGCGGGACGGCATCGGTGGCACACTGCACCTAGGCACCGCGCCGACGCTGGGGCCATACCTTCTGCCGTTCGTGACCCGGCGCCTGCACCGGGCGTATCCGGCGTTGAAGCTGGTGATACGCGATGCCGCGCCGCGCAGCCTGCAGGATGATCTGACCGAGGGGCGGCACGACATGATCCTCACGCAGCTGCCGGTGCAATCGGCTGATCTCGACGTCATGCGGCTCTTTCGCGAGCCGTTGAAGCTGGCCGTGGCGCAGGACCATCCGCTGGCCGGACAGGCGCGTGTCGAGGCGGCGGACCTGTACGGGCAGGACGTGCTGTCGCTGTCCGATGCCTACCTGTTGCATGGCCAGATGCTGCGTCTGTGCGAGGATGTGGGCGCGCGGCTGCGGCAGGATTACGAAGGCACCAGCCTGGATGCGCTGCGCCAGATGACGGCGCTGGGGATGGGTGTCAGTTTCCTGCCCGCGCTCTATGTCCGGTCCGAGGTGGACGGCAAGGAGGACGACGTGGCGATCCGGCCCTTCCGCGATGGCCGCCTCGCCCGGTCCATCGGCCTGGCCTGGCGCCGGCGCGCGGCCCATGCGGCGCTGGCGCGGCGGGTCGGCGGCATCGTGCAGGCGGTGGTGCAGGAGCATTTCGCCGACCTGGTCACGCTGGAGGGATAG
- a CDS encoding MBL fold metallo-hydrolase: protein MTTRRNFLIGSAAAGTVTVLPSLALAAEEGASMSVLDGGVTLHPISHASFVMETSAGVVYVDPVGAASDYEGLPEPGLILVTHRHGDHYSADLLAALPEVPILTNADVMGIMPEDMQGRAQAIAAGETTEMMDLGIEAVPAYNITEGRMDFHPRDRGDIGFVVTTDAGRVYISGDTEGTDEMRGLQDIDLALVCMNLPFTMTAEQAADAVAEFAPAMVIPYHYRGREGGTQDPEVFARMLSEAGVDIEVSLHDWYNGNLS, encoded by the coding sequence ATGACCACCAGACGCAATTTCCTGATCGGCAGCGCCGCGGCCGGCACCGTGACCGTGCTGCCCTCACTTGCCCTTGCCGCCGAAGAGGGCGCCAGCATGAGCGTTCTCGACGGGGGCGTGACCCTTCACCCGATCTCGCATGCGTCCTTCGTGATGGAGACATCGGCGGGCGTGGTCTATGTCGATCCGGTGGGCGCGGCATCGGACTATGAGGGCCTGCCCGAGCCCGGGCTGATTCTGGTCACCCACCGCCACGGCGACCACTACAGCGCCGACCTTCTGGCGGCGCTGCCCGAGGTGCCGATCCTGACCAATGCCGACGTGATGGGCATTATGCCCGAGGACATGCAGGGCCGCGCGCAGGCCATCGCGGCGGGCGAGACAACCGAGATGATGGACCTCGGAATCGAGGCCGTGCCCGCCTACAACATCACCGAGGGCCGGATGGATTTCCATCCCCGGGACCGTGGCGATATCGGCTTCGTCGTGACCACCGATGCGGGCCGGGTCTATATCTCGGGCGACACCGAAGGCACCGACGAGATGCGCGGCCTGCAGGACATCGACCTTGCGCTGGTGTGCATGAACCTGCCTTTCACCATGACCGCCGAACAGGCCGCCGACGCGGTGGCCGAATTCGCCCCCGCAATGGTGATCCCCTACCATTATCGCGGTCGCGAAGGCGGCACCCAGGACCCCGAAGTCTTTGCCCGGATGCTGAGCGAGGCCGGGGTGGACATCGAGGTGTCGCTGCATGACTGGTACAACGGTAACCTGAGCTGA
- a CDS encoding MarR family winged helix-turn-helix transcriptional regulator, producing MFFLKDLPTRRMIESYSGHYDTNPETIREGLTLLRRASLLIRRLDAYFARHGLSQLRFLFLIVIDREEDRDSLTVGEITERLDVSGPVVARTLRTLLDDGLVTKTTDEDDSRLRHIALTPEGRDRLTAVLPGYFRIIADEMEGEGP from the coding sequence ATGTTCTTTCTCAAGGACCTGCCCACGCGGCGCATGATCGAAAGCTATTCCGGTCATTACGACACAAACCCGGAGACGATCCGCGAGGGGCTGACCCTGCTGCGGCGGGCCAGCCTGCTGATCCGCCGGCTGGATGCCTATTTCGCGCGGCACGGGCTGTCGCAGCTGCGATTTCTGTTCCTGATCGTGATCGACCGCGAGGAAGACCGCGACAGCCTGACGGTGGGCGAAATCACCGAGCGGCTGGATGTCTCCGGCCCGGTGGTTGCGCGCACCCTGCGGACGCTGCTGGACGACGGGTTGGTGACCAAGACCACGGACGAAGACGACAGCCGCCTCCGCCATATCGCCCTGACGCCCGAGGGGCGGGACAGGCTGACGGCCGTCCTGCCCGGCTATTTCCGGATCATCGCGGACGAGATGGAGGGCGAAGGTCCATGA
- a CDS encoding YdcH family protein, translating into MKRRILSPKSLKARIDTLSRRHRELDLRITREESRPATDTLRLKQLKQERLGLRDAIRLTQTLLKRLDPRPARRGWQQQFHSG; encoded by the coding sequence ATGAAACGCCGCATTCTTTCGCCCAAGAGCCTGAAAGCCCGGATCGACACGCTGTCCCGCCGGCACCGCGAGCTTGACCTGCGCATCACGCGCGAGGAAAGCCGCCCCGCCACCGACACGCTGCGCCTCAAGCAGTTGAAGCAGGAAAGGCTGGGGCTGCGCGATGCGATCCGGCTGACGCAGACCCTGCTCAAGCGTCTGGACCCGCGCCCGGCCCGCCGCGGCTGGCAGCAGCAGTTTCATTCGGGTTAA
- a CDS encoding MipA/OmpV family protein, which yields MKYTFLIAAMAAPLLPGTALAQSGPSLSFAAGIGGNYQPEYFGSDDYDAGVTGGFKFGHLRIGRLEFGDPDPNAVDLGWRPRGSLRLIGKRDSSDHVELTGLRDVDFSVEIGGGVGYTAENFQAFADVRYGVIGHESWVGELGADAIFRPSEDWTVTVGPRALWGSDDYASTYFGVTPAEATLSAFPAYAPGSGLVSAGIEVGAQYELSRNWYLDGTLAWNRYVGDAADSPIVQDDDSFTASLVVMRRFNFGR from the coding sequence ATGAAATATACTTTCCTGATCGCCGCCATGGCCGCCCCCCTTCTTCCCGGTACGGCACTGGCGCAATCCGGGCCCAGCCTGTCCTTCGCGGCGGGCATCGGCGGCAATTACCAGCCCGAGTATTTCGGCTCGGACGATTACGACGCGGGCGTCACCGGCGGGTTCAAGTTCGGCCACCTCCGGATCGGCCGGCTCGAATTCGGCGATCCCGACCCCAATGCGGTCGATCTGGGCTGGCGGCCGCGTGGCTCGCTGCGCCTGATCGGCAAGCGCGACAGCTCGGACCACGTGGAACTGACCGGGTTGCGCGATGTCGATTTCAGCGTCGAGATCGGCGGCGGCGTCGGCTACACCGCCGAGAACTTCCAGGCCTTCGCCGATGTGCGCTATGGCGTAATCGGCCATGAAAGCTGGGTGGGCGAGCTTGGCGCCGATGCGATCTTCCGCCCTTCCGAGGACTGGACGGTGACGGTGGGGCCGCGCGCGCTTTGGGGGTCGGATGACTATGCGTCCACCTATTTCGGCGTCACCCCGGCAGAGGCGACTCTGTCGGCCTTTCCCGCCTACGCGCCCGGCTCGGGCCTCGTCAGCGCGGGGATAGAGGTCGGCGCGCAGTACGAGCTGTCGCGGAACTGGTATCTCGACGGGACGCTGGCCTGGAACCGCTATGTGGGCGATGCGGCGGATTCGCCCATCGTGCAGGACGATGACAGCTTCACGGCGTCCCTGGTCGTGATGCGGCGGTTCAACTTCGGGCGGTGA